A genome region from Triticum aestivum cultivar Chinese Spring chromosome 2B, IWGSC CS RefSeq v2.1, whole genome shotgun sequence includes the following:
- the LOC123045423 gene encoding 2-Cys peroxiredoxin BAS1, chloroplastic: MACAFSASTVSTAAALVASPKPAGAPQCLSFPRAIAGAAARPSRLAAASSRTARARSFVARASAEYDLPLVGNKAPDFAAEAVFDQEFINVKLSDYIGKKYVILFFYPLDFTFVCPTEITAFSDRHEEFEKINTEILGVSVDSVFSHLAWVQTERKSGGLGDLKYPLVSDVTKSISKSFGVLIPDQGIALRGLFIIDKEGVIQHSTINNLGIGRSVDETLRTLQALQYVQENPDEVCPAGWKPGEKSMKPDPKGSKEYFAAI, encoded by the exons ATGGCGTgcgccttctccgcctccaccgtGTCCACGGCGGCCGCGCTCGTCGCGTCCCCGAAGCCAGCCGGGGCGCCGCAGTGCCTGTCGTTTCCCCGCGCCATCGCAGGCGCCGCCGCCAGGCCttcccgcctcgccgccgccagctCGAGGACGGCCAGGGCCCGCAGCTTCGTCGCCCGCGCCTCAGCGGAG TACGACCTGCCGCTGGTGGGGAACAAAGCACCGGACTTCGCCGCGGAGGCCGTGTTCGACCAGGAGTTCATCAAC GTCAAGCTATCTGATTACATTGGGAAGAAGTATGTGATTCTTTTCTTCTACCCTCTGGACTTCACCTTCGTCTGCCCAACTG AGATTACGGCTTTCAGCGACAGACATGAGGAGTTCGAGAAGATAAACACTGAAATTCTTGGTGTTTCAGTTGATAGTGTG TTTTCCCATCTTGCATGGGTGCAGACAGAGAGGAAATCTGGTGGACTTGGTGATCTGAAATATCCGCTGGTTTCTGACGTCACCAAATCAATCTCAAAGTCTTTTGGTGTATTGATCCCTGATCAG GGAATTGCTCTGAGAGGATTATTCATCATTGACAAGGAGGGTGTGATTCAGCATTCCACTATTAACAACCTTGGTATTGGCCGTAGTGTGGATGAGACCTTGAGAACCCTTCAG GCTCTGCAATACGTCCAAGAAAACCCAGACGAGGTCTGCCCGGCGGGATGGAAACCTGGGGAAAAGTCGATGAAGCCTGACCCCAAGGGCAGCAAGGAGTACTTCGCTGCTATCTAG
- the LOC123045425 gene encoding protein SMAX1-LIKE 3: MRAGGCTVQQALTAEAAGVVKQAVSLARRRGNAQVTPLHVASAMLAAPAGLLRAACLRSHSHPLQCKALELCFNVALNRLPASAAVASSPLLGGHGHHHYYPPSLSNALVAAFKRAQAHQRRGSVDSQQQPVLAVKIELEQLVVSILDDPSVSRVMREAGFSSTQIKANVEQTVCSTTTTAATNNPHQNPNPSSAATTSKHQETSKAKLPLGQARDEDAAAVLHCLAGRSKTRVVVVAENTAAAEATVRAAMDKVKRGDAKHDALRSAQVVSLRVSSFREMPREEAERRLGELRCLIKSRGHVLLVVEDLKWAAEFWSGHVQGGRRGYYCPVEHVVTEVRALACAAGGEHGLWLVGFGSYQTYTKCRAGQPSLENLWGLQTLTVPAGSLALSLTCALDDSALGAVNQSMKASSDMDGNGPVPRWPLLGGAQLTSRCCGDCSGVRIDTKAALPPSFVSSSTIPSWLQHCRDQEPTHVMDLSRNWSSICSKPSQRMTLHFSAPVSPASSISSYEHGHQPRQSWLLADLDGKHPWKPKCEADEKVSSHDSGASNGSVEVECRSRFKELNAENLKLLCAALEKEVPWQKEIVPEIASTVLQCRSGIAKRRDKSRSTDAKEETWMFFLGGDADGKERVASELANLVFGSRKNFVSIKLGASSTSASCSTEEHRSKRPRTSAATEGEAYLERLYDAVSENPHRVILMDDFEQANQSCQVGIKEAIDSGVIRSQTGDEVGVSDTIVILCCESFDSKSRACSPPTKQMNPETKEEHTVDHDHKEAETSSSCFDLNINIESEHADERDVCLLTAVDRTLFFRRREDL, translated from the exons ATGAGGGCCGGGGGGTGCACCGTGCAGCAGGCGctgacggcggaggcggcgggggttGTGAAGCAGGCCGTGAGCCTGGCGCGCCGGAGGGGGAACGCGCAGGTCACGCCGCTGCACGTGGCCAGCGCGATGCTGGCGGCGCCGGCGGGGCTGCTGCGCGCCGCCTGCCTCCGGTCGCACTCGCACCCGCTCCAGTGCAAGGCGCTGGAGCTGTGCTTCAACGTGGCCCTCAACCGCCTGCCGGCCTCCGCCGCGGTCGCCTCCTCGCCGCTGCTCGGCGGCCACGGCCACCACCACTACTACCCGCCGTCGCTCTCCAACGCGCTCGTCGCGGCCTTCAAGCGCGCGCAGGCGCACCAGCGGCGCGGGTCCGTCGATAGCCAGCAGCAGCCGGTGCTCGCCGTCAAGATCGAGCTCGAGCAGCTCGTCGTCTCCATCCTCGACGACCCCAGCGTCAGCCGCGTCATGCGCGAGGCCGGCTTCTCCAGCACGCAGATCAAGGCCAACGTCGAGCAGACCGTGTGCAGCACCACCACCACAGCGGCCACCAACAATCCCcaccaaaaccctaaccctagcagcgCGGCCACTACGAGCAAGCATcaagaaacctccaaggccaagctCCCGCTCGGCCAGGCGCGCGATGAGGACGCTGCCGCCGTGCTCCACTGCCTGGCCGGCAGGAGCAAGACGAGGGTCGTGGTCGTCGCCGAGAACACTGCCGCGGCGGAGGCCACGGTGCGCGCGGCCATGGACAAGGTCAAGAGAGGCGACGCCAAGCACGACGCCCTACGGAGCGCGCAGGTGGTCAGCCTCCGTGTGTCTTCGTTCCGGGAGATGCCGAGGGAGGAGGCGGAGCGGCGGCTGGGCGAGCTGCGGTGCCTCATCAAGAGCCGAGGGCATGTCCTGCTGGTGGTGGAGGACCTCAAGTGGGCGGCCGAGTTCTGGAGCGGCCACGTCCAAGGAGGCCGGAGAGGGTACTACTGCCCCGTGGAGCACGTGGTGACCGAGGTGCGCGCCCTGGCGTGCGCGGCCGGCGGTGAGCACGGGCTCTGGCTCGTCGGGTTCGGGAGCTACCAGACGTACACGAAGTGCAGGGCGGGGCAGCCGTCGCTGGAGAACCTGTGGGGGCTCCAGACGCTCACCGTCCCCGCCGGCAGCCTCGCGCTGAGCCTCACCTGCGCCTTGGACGACAG TGCACTAGGCGCAGTCAATCAGTCCATGAAAGCCAGCTCCGACATGGATGGGAACGGACCGGTGCCCCGCTGGCCGCTTTTGGGCGGCGCCCAGCTGACCTCCAGATgctgcggcgattgctccggcgtCAGGATTGACACCAAAGCCGCATTGCCGCCCTCCTTCGTGTCCTCGTCCACCATCCCATCGTGGCTCCAGCATTGCCGCGATCAG GAGCCTACGCATGTCATGGATCTCAGCAGGAACTGGAGCTCCATCTGCAGCAAACCATCTCAGCGGATGACGCTGCACTTCTCGGCACCCGTGTCTCCGGCTTCCTCCATTTCCTCGTACGAGCATGGCCACCAGCCTCGCCAGTCGTGGCTTCTCGCCGATCTCGACGGCAAGCATCCATGGAAACCCAAGTGCGAGGCCGACGAGAAGGTCTCGTCGCACGACTCGGGCGCTTCCAACGGCTCCGTGGAGGTGGAGTGCCGTTCCAGGTTCAAGGAGCTCAACGCCGAGAACCTCAAGCTTCTTTGCGCCGCATTGGAGAAGGAGGTGCCGTGGCAGAAGGAGATCGTCCCTGAGATCGCGAGCACCGTCCTCCAGTGCCGGTCAGGGATCGCCAAGAGGCGCGACAAGTCGAGGTCGACGGACGCCAAGGAGGAGACGTGGATGTTCTTCCTCGGAGGCGACGCCGACGGCAAGGAGAGGGTGGCCAGTGAGCTTGCCAACCTCGTCTTCGGCTCGCGCAAGAACTTCGTGTCCATCAAACTCGGCGCCTCCTCGACGTCCGCATCCTGCTCCACCGAGGAGCACAGGAGCAAGCGACCCCGGACGTCGGCGGCGACCGAGGGCGAGGCCTACCTTGAGCGGCTCTACGACGCCGTCTCCGAGAACCCGCACCGCGTCATTCTCATGGATGACTTTGAGCAGGCCAACCAGTCCTGCCAGGTCGGCATCAAGGAAGCCATCGACAGCGGGGTGATACGGAGCCAAACCGGCGACGAGGTCGGCGTGAGCGACACCATCGTCATCCTTTGCTGCGAGAGCTTCGACTCCAAGTCTAGAGCTTGCTCGCCGCCAACCAAGCAGATGAACCCGGAGACCAAGG